ACTTCTGGTGCAACATTGACGCCATCGACGTACATTGGCTTGTTGTCTCTGTTTCTTAAAGCAACATGATAAACGGCACGGTCCTCGGTAGTATTGATGTGTTTACCTTGGAACATTTCATCTCTCAATTGTTCGACATTAGCTTCCTTTGCTAATTCAATTAATGTAGACAAGATTTCAGTGTCAATCAAGTTcttggagaaatcaaataagATCTTTGAATCGTCAAAGTTGGAGAAAGTATGTGAGAATTCCTCAACTCTTTTTGGGTTGGATGCAAAGGCATCTCTAGTAGAGAAGGATTTTCCCTTGGATTCATAAAGTTGTTGTAGTTTGTTCCATGCAGATAGAGATGTTGGCGATGTCATGACGGCGCTATTTGTAGTGAGTGTATTCCTCAAGTTGGTCCGGGAACGGAATATAAAGTTATGGGCAGATATGGGGTCTGGGCTATTTTTATAAGAAAAACATGCGAGCTGGAAAATCATGAGAATTTATACACAATGTAAGCACTATAGTAgaaaggcaaaaaaaaaggacaTCGGGCCTCATCCTTCCATTAATAtggttattattattaagATTATTATAATTTTATAGTTTTATTATACCTTATACCAAGTACTATATATTAGGTACTGCACAGACAATGATGTAGCGTCTATCTTCTCTTCATCTTGAGAGAGTCTCTTTTGCGGGCAGCCGTTGCATTGTAGAGATCGTCCGACTCGAATGAAGGTGCGGTTCCCGGAACAGCCGGAACGGTGGGGGCCAGTGGGGAAGGAACGTTCTGTTCGTACGGACTGTGGACATCCAGTGGGGAGAATAGGCCTTGGAACTGTGGATGTTTCAACGATAGCGAGAGAGAGTTGAGAGTCTGGAGATTGTTTGAACTACTGCCCATGTTTGTAATTCCGTTGTTCGTTGAAGATATAGATGGCGAGCGAAGGGCCCTTGGATTCGCCAGAGAGAGTTGTGGGCGTGGTGGCGGTGGCGGTTGGATTGGTTGTATTAGCTGTGTCTGTGATGGAAATTGTAGTGGCGGCAGTTGATGGTGATCGACGGTGTCTGAGATGGACATTGTGGATGCTACCGACGCTGTCCTGGAAAGAGACACAGGTTGACAAAAGGCGCCATGAGAACCCATCGAGAGGTGTATAAGTCTACGTCTAATGACGGCTAGTAATGTCTGTGTAGGCCCGTTAAGTAAATCGTTGTTGATGTCTGGTCTTGTGTCAATGGCAAGTGGTGTTTCCGTGTTGAGGATATACGTGTCTGCAAACAGACGAGACAGCTGTGAAAGCACACCCGAAGGTGGGTATCTGGTGTCAAAGGGGGTTGTTGTGGGATGGTGTGCATAGTTGATGTAGAAGTTGTAGAGAGCATCATCAAAGTCTGGGGAAAACAGATAGCTTTCCATTGGTGGTGGTACGGATTCGGAGAAGATGGACGAAGTTGACGACATGATCGACGCAGAAGACCCGTTGCGGGCTCTCTGAAGGCGAGGCCTGTGGGTGGTGGTAGGTGTGAGAGGGGAACCGTCGTCCATTCGGTTGTGTAGGGCTATTTGTTGTTCAGATATACCGGGATCGAATGCAGGGCAATGCAGACTGAGGTAATTAGACATATCTCTTGGCTCGCAATTGTAATAATTCAATCAagtgttgattttcttcattgaaGCGAAtctcattttcatgttgAGCTACAGTTGGTTTTTGCTTTTGTCGTTGTACATTGTATTTGTCTTACACTTCCTGGTATCCTCCCCTAAGCAATTCTCTGAAAGATAACCATGTTAGTCTCTCCAAAGGTCATTGAGCTTAAAGGTACGTATTTGCTTGCTTTCTATTGTAATACACGAATTTCTCCCTGTTGGATATCTTACTAACTCAATGGAAccaccccccccccttcctTCCTTGTTTCTACCTTTTCCGCAGCTCCATTCAAAAACACCCAGCAAACCCAGATTGTGCACTTACAAAACGATGCCGACACTCCGCTAGCCTTCAAGGTAAAGACAACGGCTCCTAGGATCTACTGTGTTCGTCCAAACAGTGGTGTCCTCCAACCTGGTGCCACCGAAAACATTGCCATAATCTTTCAAGGCTTGACCGAAGAACCTCAACTTGGGTCAAAATGCAAGGATaagtttttgtttgtgGGTGTTCCATGTGACGGCAGTATTGACCCTAAGCATGTCTCCACCTCATGGAATGAACTCACTGAGGGAAAAACAACATCAGATACAAAGGTTAAGGTTGTATTCAACTACGACTCTCCAATGAATACAATTACCGAAGAGAAATCTGTCAGGGACGAACCACATCCTGCTACAACTATCGAGCAAGCACCAAGAGCTGTTGAAGCCGTGGAGCCTATCCAAAGAGACGTCGAGAGAAATGTTGAGAGAAATGTTGAGAGACCTGTCGAAAGATACGTTAAGAAACAGGTTGAGGAACCAGCTCAGCCATCAGCCAAAGCACCTGTTGAATCAGTGCACAACTCTGTTAAGAAAGTACAAGCTGTTGAACCACCTAGTGTAGCTACTCAAGTCAATACAACGGGAACGAACCAGCTATACATGTATGCAATTGTGGCCTTAATTGTCGCATTCATCTTATCTAGACTCGTATAGTGGAGTTTATATTATATAGCTGTATTAAATGCTTAGTAACATTGCAAGGGAATGCACATTAAAAGTATGTAATGTATTAATAGTAATTTGTGCGACAAAAACTTTGTCGCATTGCAACAACACCTTTTAAGTGGTGTATAGCATGAGCGTGTTGTAGCTGAGAAGCTCTAAGAGAACATGCAGAGTTTACTATTTTTGACTTCCCATTGGTTTGAATAGATTGTGAGGCCTTGTAGTAAACGTTGGGAAGGTTAAATACAAGAAAGTGGACTAGTAGCATACATATAAAGCCAAATAAAGTTTTGCAAAGGTTTACAAAATCAcaagtttttttcaataaaaatataatttttcttttaaaatcTGGATAGTTCCTGGAAGTACAAAGTAGTAGATCTACGGTATTTTGAAGGATGATATATCGAGACCGAGAATCTATAAGCAAAGAATCATAAACTACTTACAGGGCCACTGGATGTTATCGTGGATCGAAGCAATTTCCCATAGGTGCAGCCATCGCAAAATAAACTATAAAATACAGACACAAAACTAAGGAAACATATTGTAGTTTGGTCAATGTTTACACGAagcaacaaaaaaagggaTCCATTTGTATCGTAATAAGTTAATTACAGTTTTTGGGCAGCCCACATAGACAGCTCAGAACTACAAATTGAACTCCGTGATGCATTTGCCAAGCATGAATACCGTACGCAGATAATCACTGCTGAAAGATGGGTTACTTGCAAACAATAAATTCTATTTGGAAACCCATCTTGTTAGCAGAGCCGCCTACTGATGAACACACCAATGTGAACAAACATCGTACGTCTTTTCAAAGTAGAGttccaacttttcaaagtatCCAATGCGTTTATTATTGCAACTAAGGCAACTTCTAAGGCAACGTCTTTTTCAACACACCAGTGGTGTGCTGATTGAGGAAGAACCATTGTCATGCTCCCTTTCAGAGGTGCTGTCTCACGTTGCACAAGGTTGGTTTTCATTCGTATTACATATACGAATATGGAACTAATCTTTGCTGTTCTATATAGATGTCTTGTATAAGGGGAAACTCGATTTTAGCTGCAgattccttttttttccgcAACTTTCAACAGTaagcaaaaaaatagtGATACCAAGTTGGAGGAAGCTACAGCACACCTAAGAGACGTCAATAGTTCAatgagaagaaagaaaataagaGGAAAGCGAAGAAAAGTAGTTCCAATACAGATCTTCAAATACATCTCGATAAATCCAAAAGTGGAAGGAGAGGCAAGCCCTCATTTTCCGCTAACCCACACACTGAGTATGTTGGCCCTAACAGTTTCTACATCTTTCACCTGGTCAGCATGGAGAACAACAACAGGAAGAGGCGCAGAGACGAAGATACTGCTGTGAGCGAGACAGTCGTGTTACTATCCGACGAAGAAACGACAGCAACCACGGAGAAGAGGACTAGTCAACCATCCTCGTCGTCTCATACCATCCAGTGCTGTGTTTGCATGGACGAGTTGAAAAACGCAGTAGCAACCCCCTGCGGTCATATTCTCTGCTCGGAGTGCCTCTTTGAAGCATTAGCAACATCGCATATGGGACAACGTGGCTCTGAGATAAGGGGTGGCCTCTGTCCTGTTTGCAGACAACGGGTCTTATATAAAGACATTGTGCCTTTAAAAGTCCGTTTCAGAAAGAAAGTGTGATTCGAGAAGTGTGTTTGTGCATCTGCGACTTCACTGTTAcagttcttcttctttcgAAAACCTATAAAACTGGACGACACCACTCACATGTACACCAACAGAGGCTACAGTAACGGCTACAGTAACGGTAGCGTATACGGAAATAACGAAGGGTACCAATCAGGGAAAAGAAGGGCGCTTCTCGTTGGTATCAACTATTTCGGAACCAACAACCAGCTCAATGGATGTATCAACGATGTTCACAATATGGAGAAGTTTCTTCTCACTCAGGGCTTTACTCCAGGGGATATGGTAATCCTAACAGATGATCAACAGAACCCAATGGGGATACCGACGCGTGCAAACATGTTACGAGCAATGCAGTGGCTGGTTTCGGATGCCAGACCTGGCgactccttctttttccattatTCAGGACACGGAGGTGAAGAGAAGGATCTCGACGGCGATGAAGTTGACGGCATGGATGAATGCATTTACCCTGTAGATTTCCAAAGTCAGGGCTccattattgatgatattatgCATGACATCATGGTGAGACCTTTACCGCAAGGTTGCAAACTTACTGCAATTTTTGATTCATGCCACTCTGGTACAGCTCTTGACCTTCCTTATACTTATAGAGCCCAGGATGGCGGTTTGAAAGAATATAGTATCTGGAAGGAAGGAGGAATGGATGGTGCACAGCTCTTACTGGGCTATGCGACGAGAGACGTAGGTATGATGATGGGTAGTGTCAAGAGTTTATTCAATACGGCTTCTCATTACAAGTCAAAGGAACAAATAGAAGCGATTACTCGTATGAAGATGTCTCTAGCAGACGTTGCCATGTTTAGTGGTTGTAAAGACGACCAAACCAGTGCTGATGCTTCAGGAACCGGTGCAATGAGTTGGGCCTTTCTAACCGCAATGTCGAATTTACCTCCAGGTCAACACTACAGTTACCTTACTCTTCTACAAGCCCTTCGTGCCAATCTAAAGGGAAAATTCACGCAAAAACCCCAACTTTCCACCGGCCATCAGATTGATCCCAACTCCCTATTTACCATATAGCGTTCATAACATACGGATGTATTCCTGCTGCCGctaatatatatatatatgatATTCGTATTTGTATATATGTGTACATTTACATGTTTGCATATACATGTTTGCATATACATGCACAACTCAAATATAACAAATATACCCCTTACATTATCAGGGTTTCGCGCTCTTTCTCTCCCATTTGAgaatttttgcttttttcCAACATCCAATCCCCGCCACTTTTTTGCATTTCAGACAGAATTCCATTTGCAATACTCGTTTCTGTTTATGAGCCAGCCAAAACGTCATATTCTATCACTATCGACATCAGTTTTGGTCAACGAGATACAACAATGAACACAGCGGACTCGCTTATCCAACGACTTGTTGAATGTCGCAATACTGCAGACTATACACCCATTCTGGAGAAACTCGCTCAGTATGATGAGTCAGTGAGACGTTCCAATGCAAACAAGAATGATCTGGATGAATCTTGGtcaaaaaatacagaaCAAGTCGATCTTGAGCTGCTCAGAAAACAGGTTTTGGGCCTACAATTATTAGCcaaagatattgatttACCAACCGAGCTCGCGTTGgagtatttgaaaaatgacGACGATTCCATCAAGAAGCAATTGAATGATACTAAGAAGTCTTCTATCAATGATGTTTCAATACCTCTACCGTTAGATGATTACGATTCAAAGGCAGAAATGTTAGGCATAATTCCAAACAAACCTAAAGTTGATCCCAGGTTCCATTCTGTTGGGTCTCCAGAATTGGAAGAtttggtgaaattgaaaatagaCTCCAGAATCAACCAGCTGGAATCTTTAAGCTCAAACTTGGGCTCTTAtgatttttccaaatttgaaaatgatctTAATTATTCAAACGAGGAGATTTTAGATAAcgttgatgaattgaaaataGATGCATTGGTTGAACTGAAAAGCTTGAAACTGTTACCATTACAAAAGCAGCTGAGAAACCACTTATTGATTAAAGTCGCTACAAATACGATCTATAATGATGAAAGTTTGAATAACTACTCAGTCTtcaaaacttggaaaaGGACCTATTGTGTGCATCCAAAACAGAAAGTTGTTCAAACTGCTAAATTAGCGGAAAAGttacaacaacagcaacagttTGAGAGAGAGAAATTAATAGAATCTCTGCataatgaaaaagttcaaCTATACATTGAGACAGCCaacaaaactcaaaacaACATTGCGTCCAATCAAATGAGACGTTTCCAACTAGGTAAATCAATTCACAAATTCCATCAAGAGTGTGAGAGGGATGAATCtaaaaagtttgaaagaaatgCCAAGCAAAGATTACAAGCTTTGAAGGCCAACGATGAAGAGGCATACATTAAATTGTTGGATCAAACTAAAGATAAGAGAATTACGCATTTGCTAAAACAAACCAactcttttcttgattctttgGCTAATGCCGTTAAAGTTCAACAGAACGAAACTAAAATTCTGACTCAGATCGAGAAGGGCATGAATCCTTCGAAAGATTCGAAAActgaagaggaggaggaagaaactgaaaaggaaaGTGAAaccaaggagaaaaaggTTGATTATTATGAAGTAGCCCACCATATCAAGgagaaggttgaaaaacAGCCATCCATTTTAGTTGGTGG
The Pichia kudriavzevii chromosome 2, complete sequence DNA segment above includes these coding regions:
- a CDS encoding uncharacterized protein (PKUD0B12180; similar to Saccharomyces cerevisiae YBL091C-A (SCS22) and YER120W (SCS2); ancestral locus Anc_7.423) yields the protein MLVSPKVIELKAPFKNTQQTQIVHLQNDADTPLAFKVKTTAPRIYCVRPNSGVLQPGATENIAIIFQGLTEEPQLGSKCKDKFLFVGVPCDGSIDPKHVSTSWNELTEGKTTSDTKVKVVFNYDSPMNTITEEKSVRDEPHPATTIEQAPRAVEAVEPIQRDVERNVERNVERPVERYVKKQVEEPAQPSAKAPVESVHNSVKKVQAVEPPSVATQVNTTGTNQLYMYAIVALIVAFILSRLV
- a CDS encoding uncharacterized protein (PKUD0B12200; similar to Saccharomyces cerevisiae YOR197W (MCA1); ancestral locus Anc_8.608), with translation MYTNRGYSNGYSNGSVYGNNEGYQSGKRRALLVGINYFGTNNQLNGCINDVHNMEKFLLTQGFTPGDMVILTDDQQNPMGIPTRANMLRAMQWLVSDARPGDSFFFHYSGHGGEEKDLDGDEVDGMDECIYPVDFQSQGSIIDDIMHDIMVRPLPQGCKLTAIFDSCHSGTALDLPYTYRAQDGGLKEYSIWKEGGMDGAQLLLGYATRDVGMMMGSVKSLFNTASHYKSKEQIEAITRMKMSLADVAMFSGCKDDQTSADASGTGAMSWAFLTAMSNLPPGQHYSYLTLLQALRANLKGKFTQKPQLSTGHQIDPNSLFTI
- a CDS encoding uncharacterized protein (PKUD0B12170), with translation MSNYLSLHCPAFDPGISEQQIALHNRMDDGSPLTPTTTHRPRLQRARNGSSASIMSSTSSIFSESVPPPMESYLFSPDFDDALYNFYINYAHHPTTTPFDTRYPPSGVLSQLSRLFADTYILNTETPLAIDTRPDINNDLLNGPTQTLLAVIRRRLIHLSMGSHGAFCQPVSLSRTASVASTMSISDTVDHHQLPPLQFPSQTQLIQPIQPPPPPRPQLSLANPRALRSPSISSTNNGITNMGSSSNNLQTLNSLSLSLKHPQFQGLFSPLDVHSPYEQNVPSPLAPTVPAVPGTAPSFESDDLYNATAARKRDSLKMKRR
- a CDS encoding uncharacterized protein (PKUD0B12190; similar to Saccharomyces cerevisiae YER116C (SLX8); ancestral locus Anc_7.416), with translation MENNNRKRRRDEDTAVSETVVLLSDEETTATTEKRTSQPSSSSHTIQCCVCMDELKNAVATPCGHILCSECLFEALATSHMGQRGSEIRGGLCPVCRQRVLYKDIVPLKVRFRKKV